The following proteins are co-located in the Gordonia polyisoprenivorans genome:
- a CDS encoding cytochrome P450, whose product MTTLTTPKRVSGGDGEHGHLDELATDPIGLFWRVRAECGDVGQFQLADREVVLVSGAAANEEFFRAPEEDLDQAAAYPFMTPVFGEGVVFDASPEERSKAIHNSALKGAHMKQHAVTIPNEAERIIAGWGDEGEIDLLEFFGELTLYTSSACLIGRKFREQLDKHVSELFHDLEKGTDPIAYVDAHADIESFRRRDAARAELVEYIQGVMEERVTNPVADKEDRDLMDVLIQVGFDADTITGMFISMMFAGHHTTQGTAAWTLIELLRNPEYLRRVYDELDEIYGGTPPGERPEYTFAHTRQMPLLENALKEALRLHPPLIILMRLVQNDFHIEEFEVKAGQTIAVSPAVSNRLADDFPDPDTFDPDRYLKPRQEDLVNRWTWIPFGAGRHRCVGAQFAIMQLKAIFSVLFQNYEFEMAQPADSYHNDHSKMVVQLAQPCRVRYRKRVRDTES is encoded by the coding sequence ATGACCACCCTCACGACCCCGAAACGCGTGTCCGGCGGCGACGGTGAACACGGTCATCTCGACGAGCTCGCCACCGACCCGATCGGCCTGTTCTGGCGGGTTCGGGCGGAGTGCGGTGACGTCGGGCAGTTCCAGCTCGCCGACCGTGAGGTGGTGCTCGTCTCCGGCGCCGCGGCCAACGAAGAGTTCTTCCGCGCGCCCGAGGAGGATCTCGACCAGGCCGCCGCATACCCGTTCATGACACCGGTTTTCGGTGAGGGCGTGGTCTTCGACGCGAGCCCCGAGGAGCGCTCCAAGGCGATTCACAACTCGGCGCTCAAGGGCGCACACATGAAGCAACATGCGGTGACGATTCCCAACGAGGCCGAGCGCATCATCGCCGGATGGGGCGATGAGGGTGAGATCGATCTGCTCGAGTTCTTCGGCGAGCTGACCCTCTACACCTCCTCGGCGTGCCTGATCGGCCGCAAGTTCCGCGAGCAACTCGACAAGCACGTCTCCGAACTGTTCCACGACCTGGAGAAGGGCACCGACCCCATCGCCTACGTCGATGCCCACGCCGACATCGAGAGCTTCCGACGCCGCGACGCCGCACGCGCCGAACTCGTCGAGTACATCCAGGGCGTGATGGAAGAACGCGTCACGAACCCGGTGGCGGACAAAGAAGATCGGGACCTGATGGACGTCCTGATCCAGGTCGGATTCGATGCCGACACCATCACCGGCATGTTCATCTCGATGATGTTCGCCGGCCATCACACCACCCAGGGCACGGCCGCGTGGACCCTGATCGAGTTGCTGCGCAATCCTGAGTACCTGCGGCGCGTCTACGACGAGCTCGACGAGATCTACGGCGGCACACCGCCCGGCGAGCGCCCGGAGTACACCTTCGCCCACACCCGGCAGATGCCGTTGCTGGAGAACGCGCTGAAGGAGGCGCTGCGTCTGCATCCGCCGCTGATCATCCTGATGCGATTGGTGCAGAACGATTTCCACATCGAGGAGTTCGAGGTGAAAGCCGGTCAGACGATCGCGGTCTCGCCTGCGGTGTCCAATCGGCTGGCCGACGACTTTCCCGATCCCGACACCTTCGACCCGGATCGCTACCTCAAGCCACGCCAGGAGGACCTGGTCAACCGCTGGACCTGGATTCCCTTCGGTGCCGGCCGACACCGTTGTGTGGGAGCACAATTCGCGATCATGCAACTCAAGGCGATCTTCTCGGTGCTGTTCCAGAACTACGAGTTCGAGATGGCCCAGCCCGCCGACAGCTATCACAACGACCACTCGAAGATGGTGGTGCAGCTCGCGCAACCGTGCCGGGTGCGCTACCGCAAACGGGTCCGGGACACGGAGTCGTGA
- a CDS encoding SDR family oxidoreductase — protein sequence MAFLPHPARRPVLVAGASSGIGAATAEWLAAQGHPVALAARRVDRLQELADKIITAGGEAVAVPLDVTDEASVLECVAKSQAAIGDLEIVVAGAGDLAVGLSYETSPAEFADQINIHLTGAYRLYRAVIGGMIERTRGDVVFIGSDVALHPRPWSSAYVAAKSGIDGLVATIQLELEGTGVRAGVVRPGQTLTGMGMNLDQKTTENMLNDWITHGLARHGNFLAPEHIAQAVAAMITMPRGAHMRAVEVEAEGAIPKSKLPPKGSEQ from the coding sequence ATGGCCTTCCTCCCGCATCCCGCACGACGCCCGGTCCTGGTCGCGGGCGCATCCTCCGGCATCGGCGCGGCCACCGCCGAATGGCTGGCAGCGCAAGGGCATCCGGTGGCCCTGGCCGCGCGCCGAGTCGACCGACTCCAAGAGCTCGCCGACAAGATCATCACCGCGGGCGGGGAAGCCGTCGCGGTGCCCCTCGACGTCACCGACGAGGCGTCGGTCCTCGAGTGCGTCGCCAAGTCGCAGGCCGCGATCGGTGATCTCGAAATCGTCGTCGCCGGTGCCGGTGACCTCGCCGTCGGACTGTCGTACGAGACCTCGCCCGCCGAGTTCGCCGATCAGATCAACATCCACCTCACCGGCGCCTACCGCCTCTACCGTGCGGTCATCGGCGGCATGATCGAGCGGACGCGCGGGGACGTCGTGTTCATCGGATCCGATGTGGCACTGCACCCCCGGCCGTGGTCGTCGGCGTATGTGGCCGCCAAGTCCGGCATCGACGGTCTCGTCGCGACCATCCAACTCGAACTCGAGGGCACCGGCGTGCGCGCCGGGGTGGTGCGCCCGGGCCAGACCCTCACCGGCATGGGCATGAATCTCGACCAGAAGACCACCGAGAACATGCTCAACGACTGGATCACGCACGGACTGGCGCGCCACGGCAATTTCCTTGCCCCGGAACACATTGCGCAGGCGGTCGCGGCCATGATCACGATGCCGCGCGGCGCGCACATGCGTGCGGTCGAGGTGGAGGCCGAAGGCGCCATCCCCAAGAGCAAACTCCCCCCGAAAGGATCCGAGCAATGA
- a CDS encoding cytochrome P450 — MTDTVAVAGMQEHIPFDPYAYGFHEDPYPTYARLRREAPVYYNSELDFWALARHADVRSAFRDSVNLSNAWGVSMDPASYGPDAHKSMSFLALDDPKHMRIRKLVSKGFTPRRVNDLSGRITALTHEHWSRCLDKGEFDYIADFAGLLPMDVVSELLGVPESDRAFLRKQSDLLLHREEGVLDVPEAAVYAYIELHKYYSALIAERRTSLGEDLVSALLTAEIDDESGAKTALSDDEIVGFMVLMVVAGNETTTKLLANALYWAWRNPDEMARVVADPDLVPDWTEETLRYDNSTQMVLRRVAADVDYGEHTIAAGQRVLLLVGSANRDEDVFDDPDRYRIGRDCGQALMSFGMGTHFCLGAHLARLEANIGLTEVARSIRSVDIDMENAVRVHSVNVRGFAELPVRVTVR, encoded by the coding sequence ATGACCGACACCGTTGCCGTGGCCGGGATGCAGGAGCATATTCCGTTCGATCCGTATGCCTATGGCTTTCATGAGGATCCGTATCCCACCTATGCACGCCTGCGCCGTGAGGCGCCGGTGTATTACAACTCCGAGTTGGATTTCTGGGCGCTGGCCCGGCATGCCGACGTGCGCAGCGCATTTCGTGACTCGGTGAACCTGTCCAACGCCTGGGGCGTATCGATGGACCCGGCGTCGTACGGTCCGGACGCACACAAGTCGATGTCGTTTCTGGCACTCGACGACCCGAAACACATGCGCATCCGCAAACTGGTGAGCAAGGGCTTCACCCCGCGCCGCGTCAACGACCTCTCCGGCCGGATCACCGCCCTGACCCACGAACACTGGAGCCGGTGCCTCGATAAGGGCGAGTTCGACTACATCGCCGACTTCGCCGGATTGCTCCCGATGGACGTGGTGTCGGAGTTGCTCGGCGTCCCCGAGAGTGACCGGGCGTTCCTGCGCAAGCAGTCGGATCTGCTGCTGCATCGCGAGGAGGGGGTGCTCGACGTCCCCGAGGCGGCCGTGTACGCGTATATCGAACTGCACAAATACTATTCGGCGTTGATCGCCGAACGTCGCACCAGCCTCGGCGAGGACCTCGTCTCGGCACTGCTCACCGCCGAGATCGACGATGAGTCGGGGGCCAAGACGGCGCTGTCCGACGACGAGATTGTCGGATTCATGGTGCTGATGGTGGTGGCCGGCAACGAGACGACCACCAAACTCCTTGCCAATGCTCTGTATTGGGCTTGGCGCAATCCCGACGAGATGGCGCGCGTCGTCGCCGACCCCGACCTGGTACCCGACTGGACCGAGGAGACTTTGCGCTACGACAACTCGACGCAGATGGTGTTGCGCCGGGTCGCCGCCGACGTCGACTACGGCGAACACACCATCGCCGCCGGCCAACGGGTGTTGCTGCTGGTCGGCTCGGCCAACCGCGACGAGGACGTCTTCGACGATCCCGACCGCTACCGCATCGGCCGGGACTGCGGTCAGGCGCTGATGAGCTTCGGCATGGGCACCCATTTCTGCCTCGGCGCCCACCTGGCGAGGTTGGAGGCCAACATCGGGCTGACCGAGGTGGCCCGGTCGATCCGGTCGGTCGACATCGACATGGAGAACGCGGTGCGTGTGCACTCGGTGAACGTCCGCGGCTTCGCCGAACTCCCGGTACGAGTGACGGTGCGCTGA
- a CDS encoding TetR/AcrR family transcriptional regulator: protein MSSPVSQESTRRRLSAQQAETVARLTDAAVDVLNDEGFDGLTVRVVAKRAGVAPATAYTYFSSKSHLVAEVFWRRLADGVPAPDPTLEPADRVAAVLRDVSLVVAGEGQLGGAVTVALLGTDPDVEHLRLRIGGFIRQRLAQALEVDPENPGPVVDALEMLYAGGLVHAGMGHLSYEQTSERLVAAAHLLMEKQS, encoded by the coding sequence ATGTCCAGTCCCGTATCTCAGGAATCGACCCGACGGCGACTCTCCGCCCAGCAGGCCGAAACCGTTGCCCGGCTGACCGACGCGGCGGTCGACGTGCTCAACGACGAGGGCTTCGACGGGTTGACGGTTCGGGTGGTCGCCAAGCGGGCCGGTGTTGCGCCAGCCACCGCCTACACCTACTTCTCGTCGAAGAGTCACCTTGTGGCCGAGGTGTTCTGGCGTCGTCTGGCCGACGGCGTACCCGCCCCCGACCCGACTCTCGAACCGGCCGACCGGGTGGCCGCGGTGCTGCGCGACGTCTCCCTCGTGGTCGCAGGTGAAGGGCAACTCGGCGGCGCGGTTACCGTCGCACTGTTGGGCACCGACCCCGACGTCGAACACCTGCGCCTGCGCATCGGCGGATTCATCCGCCAACGCCTCGCCCAGGCGCTCGAGGTGGACCCGGAGAACCCGGGGCCGGTCGTCGACGCGCTGGAGATGTTGTACGCCGGCGGGCTCGTGCACGCCGGGATGGGCCACCTCAGCTACGAGCAGACCTCCGAACGTCTGGTCGCCGCCGCCCACCTGCTGATGGAGAAGCAATCGTGA
- a CDS encoding aldehyde dehydrogenase, whose amino-acid sequence MSLRPVSASDLLIDGKLIPGGGCTFDVINPATEAVIGKAADADTADMDAAIAAARRAFDETSWSRDHAFRARCLRQLRDALLAHVDELREITVAEVGCPVFLTHGPQLEGPINDLGYFADLAENYSWTTDLGEAKPMGLKNHREVRSEAAGVVGAITPWNFPHQINFAKIGPALAAGCTVVLKPAPDTPWCAALVGKVIAEETDFPPGVVNIVTSSDHAVGAQLGSDPRVDVVSFTGSTATGKKVMAAAAESLTKVFLELGGKSAFIVLDDADLAAACSMAAFAVVTHAGQGCAITTRLLVPRERLDEAISATRDSLAGLAAGDPTDPGTICGPLISARQRQRVESYIALARAEGGTIEIGGGRPTDKPTGFFVEPTLISGVDNSSRVAQEEIFGPVLVVLPHDGDDDAIRIANDSPYGLSGAVWGTDEDRINKVVNGIRTGTMSVNGGIWYSADVPFGGYKASGIGREMGVAGFEEYLQTKAVARPA is encoded by the coding sequence ATGTCACTCAGACCCGTATCCGCCTCGGATCTACTCATCGACGGCAAGCTGATCCCCGGCGGGGGTTGCACTTTCGATGTCATCAACCCCGCCACCGAGGCCGTGATCGGCAAGGCGGCCGACGCCGACACCGCCGACATGGATGCCGCGATCGCCGCCGCCCGACGCGCCTTCGACGAGACATCGTGGTCGCGCGACCACGCATTCCGTGCGCGTTGCCTCCGGCAGCTGCGCGACGCCCTGCTCGCGCACGTCGACGAACTCCGTGAGATCACCGTCGCCGAAGTTGGTTGCCCGGTGTTCCTGACGCACGGGCCGCAGCTGGAGGGACCCATCAACGACCTCGGCTACTTCGCAGACCTCGCCGAGAATTATTCGTGGACAACCGATCTCGGCGAGGCCAAGCCGATGGGTCTGAAGAACCATCGCGAGGTGCGCAGCGAGGCGGCCGGCGTCGTCGGCGCGATCACGCCGTGGAACTTTCCGCACCAAATCAACTTCGCCAAGATCGGGCCGGCACTTGCCGCCGGATGCACGGTCGTCCTCAAGCCCGCCCCCGACACCCCATGGTGTGCGGCACTGGTCGGCAAGGTGATCGCCGAGGAAACCGACTTCCCGCCCGGCGTCGTCAACATCGTCACCTCCAGCGATCACGCAGTGGGCGCCCAACTCGGCAGCGACCCGCGCGTGGACGTCGTGTCCTTCACCGGGTCCACCGCCACCGGCAAGAAGGTGATGGCCGCTGCCGCGGAATCGCTCACCAAGGTCTTCCTCGAACTCGGCGGGAAGTCGGCGTTCATCGTCCTCGACGACGCCGATCTCGCGGCCGCGTGTTCGATGGCCGCGTTCGCCGTGGTCACCCACGCCGGGCAGGGATGCGCCATCACCACCCGACTGCTCGTCCCGCGCGAGCGACTCGACGAGGCGATCTCCGCCACCCGCGACAGCCTCGCCGGGCTCGCCGCGGGCGACCCGACCGACCCCGGAACCATCTGCGGGCCCTTGATCTCTGCTCGCCAACGTCAGCGTGTGGAGTCCTACATCGCACTCGCACGCGCGGAGGGTGGCACCATCGAGATCGGCGGCGGACGACCCACCGACAAGCCGACCGGATTCTTCGTCGAACCCACGTTGATCTCCGGGGTCGACAACTCGTCCCGGGTCGCCCAGGAAGAGATCTTCGGGCCGGTGCTGGTGGTCCTCCCCCACGATGGTGACGACGACGCCATCCGCATCGCCAACGACTCTCCCTACGGCCTCTCCGGAGCGGTATGGGGTACCGATGAAGATCGGATCAACAAGGTCGTCAACGGAATTCGCACCGGAACCATGTCCGTCAACGGCGGCATCTGGTACTCCGCCGATGTGCCCTTCGGCGGCTACAAGGCATCGGGTATCGGCCGCGAGATGGGCGTCGCCGGCTTCGAGGAATACCTGCAGACCAAGGCCGTCGCCCGACCCGCCTGA
- a CDS encoding SDR family oxidoreductase, giving the protein MTSSRFTDKTVIVTGAAGGIGEAYARALAGEGANVVVADLNDEAGEKVAADIGGRYVHTDVSDPDSAAALAQATVDAYGRIDGLVNNAAIYGGMKLDFLITVPWDYYKKFMSVNLDGALNVTRAVYSHMTDGGAIVNQSSTAAWLYSGFYGLAKVGVNGLTQQLATELGGQNIRINAIAPGPIDTEATRTTTPKEMVDDIVNRLPLKRFGTPEDLVGMCLFLLSDEAGWITGQIFNVDGGQVIRS; this is encoded by the coding sequence ATGACGTCTTCACGATTCACCGACAAAACCGTCATCGTCACCGGCGCCGCCGGCGGCATCGGCGAGGCCTACGCACGAGCACTGGCCGGCGAGGGCGCCAATGTGGTCGTCGCCGATCTCAACGACGAGGCCGGCGAGAAGGTCGCCGCCGACATCGGCGGACGCTACGTCCACACCGACGTCTCCGATCCCGACTCGGCCGCGGCACTCGCGCAGGCCACCGTCGACGCGTACGGCCGGATCGACGGTCTGGTCAACAACGCGGCGATCTACGGCGGGATGAAACTGGACTTCTTGATCACCGTCCCGTGGGACTACTACAAGAAGTTCATGAGCGTGAACCTCGACGGCGCGCTCAACGTCACCCGTGCGGTGTATTCGCACATGACCGACGGGGGCGCGATCGTCAATCAATCCTCCACCGCGGCATGGTTGTACAGCGGCTTCTACGGTCTCGCGAAGGTGGGCGTCAACGGCCTCACCCAACAGTTGGCCACCGAGCTCGGCGGTCAGAACATCCGGATCAACGCGATTGCCCCCGGACCCATCGACACCGAGGCAACGCGCACCACCACACCGAAGGAGATGGTCGACGACATCGTGAACCGCTTACCACTCAAACGCTTCGGCACGCCCGAGGATCTGGTGGGCATGTGCCTGTTCCTGTTGTCCGACGAGGCCGGCTGGATCACCGGCCAAATCTTCAATGTCGACGGCGGGCAGGTGATCCGGTCGTGA
- a CDS encoding NAD(P)-dependent oxidoreductase, translating to MSADPAGSLRLGYVGLGNIGGPMAGSLAKWDGGMTVFDLSEDAVAKLVDQGADRAKSLADLASRTDIIGVCVLDDEQVRTVVSGDGGLLSAAAPGTIITVHSTIAPETAVELAAAAAERGVTVLDAPISGGAAGAAEGRLAIMVGGPRDAYESIKEPFALTSDMLVHAGPDVGAGTKMKLARNLLHFISFTATTEAARLAEAAGIDLVKLGTVVRHTDAITGGAGAIMLRGTTAEIAPDDFWYGIFTSVRTLGEKDLSLALALADHLGVDLPLGRLARRDLAEALGVPHHEGELS from the coding sequence GTGAGCGCCGACCCTGCCGGCTCTCTGCGGCTCGGGTATGTCGGGCTGGGAAACATCGGTGGCCCGATGGCCGGCAGCCTCGCCAAGTGGGACGGCGGGATGACGGTGTTCGACCTGTCCGAGGACGCCGTCGCCAAGCTCGTCGACCAGGGAGCCGATCGCGCAAAGTCACTTGCGGATCTGGCTTCTCGCACCGATATCATCGGGGTCTGCGTGCTCGACGACGAGCAGGTCCGCACAGTCGTCAGCGGTGACGGCGGGTTGTTGAGCGCCGCGGCTCCGGGAACGATCATCACCGTGCACTCGACAATCGCTCCGGAGACGGCAGTCGAGCTCGCTGCCGCGGCCGCCGAGCGCGGCGTGACAGTGCTCGACGCCCCGATCTCCGGCGGCGCGGCCGGTGCCGCCGAAGGCCGTTTGGCGATCATGGTCGGCGGCCCGCGCGACGCCTACGAGAGTATCAAGGAACCGTTCGCACTCACCTCCGACATGCTGGTCCACGCCGGCCCGGACGTCGGTGCGGGCACGAAGATGAAGCTGGCGCGAAACCTGCTCCACTTCATCTCGTTCACCGCCACCACCGAGGCCGCCCGCCTTGCCGAGGCAGCCGGTATCGACCTGGTGAAACTGGGAACAGTGGTGCGCCACACCGACGCCATCACCGGTGGTGCCGGCGCCATCATGCTGCGCGGCACCACCGCCGAGATCGCACCGGATGATTTCTGGTACGGCATCTTCACTTCGGTTCGAACCCTGGGCGAGAAGGATCTCTCGTTGGCGTTGGCCCTTGCCGATCATTTGGGTGTCGACCTTCCCCTCGGCCGGTTGGCACGCCGCGACCTTGCCGAGGCACTCGGCGTCCCCCACCACGAAGGAGAACTCTCATGA
- a CDS encoding carboxymuconolactone decarboxylase family protein, which yields MTSEQRQKSLDMMSKVYGWEMSDGPGDYFAHTADQVFGEVWSREGLSIRDRRLLLLGALAQSGQIDVAEIQASSALANGELTPEQLEEISLFLCYYVGWPLGTKMHFMFGKVIDNHRKSQKE from the coding sequence ATGACATCCGAGCAGCGCCAGAAGTCGCTCGACATGATGTCGAAGGTCTACGGCTGGGAAATGTCCGACGGACCCGGCGACTACTTCGCCCATACCGCCGATCAGGTGTTCGGCGAAGTCTGGTCCCGCGAAGGGCTTTCCATCCGCGATCGCCGACTCCTACTCCTCGGTGCCCTTGCGCAGTCCGGCCAGATCGACGTCGCCGAGATCCAGGCGTCCTCGGCGCTGGCCAATGGCGAACTGACACCGGAACAGCTGGAGGAGATCTCCCTGTTCCTCTGCTACTACGTCGGCTGGCCCCTGGGCACCAAGATGCACTTCATGTTCGGCAAGGTAATCGACAACCATCGCAAGTCCCAGAAGGAATAG
- a CDS encoding HNH endonuclease — protein MIDTTTTLDVKDVDAEAVFAVIVTQLGDLQWNPEMTGPQAFGAMKQVLLLRNLVDHHATTLTGEMDRLGVADHKTTRLRELLISMGFAPAVAGRYVRISATSDIDLLLAHAADGSISSEHADAIVRGLAHIDTRSPEPLDTVQRCEFLRKLLSHYFAGFTPAEINTYARQLGNELAAETPGGLPAAEDKRINSYTDRITDDGRLEISANLDIIAGEKTRTLMETLSAPRPQPDGSPDPRTPEQICAAAFETIVELAAQGLADTTFSAKPTNGLLWTWSADNPALGGDLQNMGAITEATAKMLSCDTTITKIILNSDGVPLDVGRQERFFTPGQRKALLVRDRGCIKCGAHAGRCQGHHLVHWSKGGPTDLDNGCLLCNSCHDDVHHHGWDIVMGFDRHPWLIPPASVDPKRRPVPSYHRRTMRLDDVAA, from the coding sequence ATGATCGACACCACCACAACTCTTGACGTCAAAGATGTTGATGCCGAAGCAGTCTTCGCTGTGATCGTCACCCAACTCGGCGACCTGCAATGGAATCCGGAGATGACCGGACCCCAGGCCTTCGGTGCAATGAAACAAGTCCTGCTGTTGCGGAACCTGGTTGATCACCACGCCACCACCCTCACCGGCGAAATGGACCGGTTAGGGGTGGCCGACCACAAAACCACCCGACTGCGAGAACTGTTGATCAGCATGGGTTTCGCGCCCGCGGTCGCGGGTCGGTATGTGCGGATCTCGGCCACCAGCGACATTGATCTGTTGTTGGCGCATGCCGCGGACGGGTCCATCTCGTCCGAACACGCCGATGCCATCGTCCGCGGGCTGGCGCACATCGACACCCGATCTCCCGAACCTTTGGACACCGTTCAACGGTGCGAGTTTCTGCGGAAACTCTTGTCGCACTACTTCGCCGGATTCACCCCCGCCGAGATCAACACCTACGCGCGGCAGTTGGGGAACGAGTTGGCTGCCGAAACACCGGGTGGGTTACCGGCCGCCGAGGACAAGCGAATCAACTCCTACACCGACCGCATCACCGACGACGGACGGTTGGAGATCTCGGCGAACCTCGACATCATCGCCGGGGAGAAGACCCGGACTCTGATGGAAACCTTGTCGGCGCCCAGGCCGCAACCCGATGGGTCACCGGATCCCCGTACACCCGAGCAGATCTGTGCTGCCGCATTCGAAACGATCGTCGAACTCGCGGCACAAGGATTGGCCGACACCACCTTCTCGGCCAAACCCACCAACGGCCTGTTGTGGACCTGGTCGGCGGACAACCCGGCGCTCGGCGGGGATTTGCAGAACATGGGCGCGATCACCGAAGCGACCGCGAAAATGTTGTCATGTGACACGACGATCACCAAGATCATCCTCAATTCCGACGGTGTACCCCTCGACGTCGGACGCCAGGAACGCTTCTTCACCCCCGGACAGCGCAAGGCTCTACTCGTGCGTGACCGCGGGTGCATCAAATGCGGAGCACACGCCGGACGCTGCCAAGGACACCACCTCGTTCATTGGAGCAAAGGTGGCCCCACCGACCTCGACAACGGCTGTCTGCTCTGCAACAGCTGCCACGACGACGTCCACCACCACGGATGGGACATCGTCATGGGATTCGACCGCCACCCCTGGCTGATCCCACCCGCAAGCGTGGATCCGAAACGACGACCAGTGCCGTCCTATCACCGACGCACTATGCGACTCGACGACGTGGCAGCCTGA
- a CDS encoding alpha/beta hydrolase domain-containing protein — MSSQVTFIELTGGNGHNILSASPGPDLAAHRYEEREYAAVGRARRFESTSSGAVAEADSAEFTTRILVRRPENDSDFNGHVVVEWFNVSSGTDAAPEYTYLAPEIVRSGYAWVGVSAQYTGIEGGAGSVGMDGGDTPTRLADKDTDRYGSLHHPGDGYSYDIYGAIGGALTANHTEGHPLAGLTVRRLLAAGESQSAMALTTYANHFTNLHNVFHGILIHSRSLGALPLGEAGGPADITEAYRGLPVRISTDLTVPVFVVQTETDVLTNFQYVQARQTDSSLLRVWEMAGTSHADLAQIGEYESMLGCPAPVNRGQQRFVLRSALHYLRSWVDEESEPPVADPLLVVDAGDGHRFELDQVGNARDGVRTPCVDVPTQILSGVVEDDVPRICVLFGVTTPLPPTVIADLYPDQDTYLKRYAEAADTAIEAGFVRPDDRAEVLADARADLVADADAFR, encoded by the coding sequence ATGTCGTCGCAAGTGACCTTCATCGAACTGACCGGCGGGAATGGTCACAACATCCTCAGCGCCAGTCCCGGTCCGGACCTGGCTGCCCACCGGTACGAGGAGCGCGAATATGCTGCCGTAGGACGTGCCCGCCGATTCGAGAGCACCTCGTCGGGCGCCGTCGCCGAAGCCGACTCCGCGGAGTTCACCACTCGAATCCTGGTGCGGCGACCCGAGAATGACTCCGATTTCAACGGACACGTCGTCGTCGAGTGGTTCAACGTGTCCAGCGGCACCGACGCCGCACCCGAGTACACCTACCTCGCGCCGGAGATCGTCCGATCGGGATATGCGTGGGTGGGGGTGTCGGCGCAGTACACCGGCATCGAAGGCGGTGCCGGATCTGTCGGAATGGACGGCGGTGACACGCCCACGCGTCTCGCCGACAAGGACACCGATCGATACGGGTCACTGCACCACCCGGGTGACGGCTACAGCTACGACATCTACGGCGCCATCGGTGGCGCACTCACCGCGAACCATACCGAAGGCCATCCGCTGGCGGGGCTCACGGTGCGCCGACTGCTGGCCGCGGGCGAATCCCAATCGGCGATGGCACTGACAACCTACGCGAATCATTTCACCAACCTGCACAACGTCTTTCACGGGATTCTGATTCACAGCCGATCACTCGGAGCACTACCGCTCGGCGAGGCCGGTGGCCCCGCCGACATCACCGAGGCCTATCGCGGGTTGCCCGTGCGAATATCCACCGATCTGACCGTTCCGGTCTTCGTCGTGCAGACCGAGACCGACGTTCTCACCAACTTTCAGTATGTGCAAGCCCGACAAACTGATTCGTCACTGTTACGCGTATGGGAGATGGCCGGGACGTCACATGCCGATCTCGCCCAGATCGGCGAGTACGAGTCGATGCTCGGTTGTCCGGCGCCGGTGAATCGCGGACAGCAGCGCTTCGTGCTGCGCTCGGCGTTGCACTATCTGCGGTCGTGGGTCGACGAGGAGTCGGAGCCCCCGGTCGCGGACCCGCTCCTGGTGGTCGACGCCGGCGACGGCCACCGCTTCGAACTCGACCAGGTCGGCAATGCGCGCGACGGCGTGCGCACTCCGTGCGTGGACGTACCGACCCAGATCCTCAGCGGCGTGGTCGAGGACGACGTACCCCGGATCTGCGTCCTGTTCGGTGTGACGACACCCCTGCCGCCGACGGTCATCGCCGATCTCTACCCGGACCAGGACACCTACCTCAAGCGTTACGCCGAGGCGGCCGACACGGCGATCGAGGCGGGCTTCGTCCGCCCGGATGACCGCGCCGAGGTGCTGGCCGATGCCCGCGCCGATCTGGTGGCCGACGCCGACGCCTTCCGCTAG